From a region of the Castanea sativa cultivar Marrone di Chiusa Pesio chromosome 10, ASM4071231v1 genome:
- the LOC142612437 gene encoding uncharacterized protein LOC142612437, which yields MYNEIDGDVENVVVRTFKVGLPTEHGLRKFLTMKAAVDMRQLMDRIDKYKRVEEDQMQSKGKVKVYPEKKDLRGMGFQGSRPKRDFSNHPMSAETLVNSLFKEPIHKVLEKIRHKPYFRPPNKMSGDASARNQNLYCHYHQDKGHTTEDCRILRDHLNQLAKAGKINHFLAKLDGQVGQQGTRRYWGNTPQPALGTINVILA from the coding sequence ATGTACAATGAAATTGACGGAGATGTGGAAAATGTGGTTGTGAGAACCTTTAAGGTGGGACTTCCCACGGAGCATGGACTAAGAAAATTCTTGACAATGAAAGCCGCTGTAGATATGCGCCAGCTTATGGACCGGATAGATAAGTATAAACGGGTGGAAGAAGATCAGATGCAAAGCAAAGGAAAGGTGAAGGTATATCCAGAGAAGAAAGATCTTCGGGGAATGGGGTTTCAAGGTAGTCGGCCTAAGCGAGACTTTTCAAATCACCCAATGTCTGCCGAAACTCTGGTTAATTCGTTATTCAAGGAACCTATACATAAAGTATTGGAGAAAATTCGGCATAAACCGTATTTTAGACCACCCAACAAgatgagtggagatgcatccgCGAGGAATCAAAATCTTTATTGCCATTATCATCAAGACAAAGGACATACCACAGAAGATTGTCGGATACTGCGTGATCATCTGAACCAATTAGCGAAAGCTGGGAAGATCAATCACTTCCTGGCTAAACTGGACGGGCAAGTGGGACAACAAGGTACTCGAAGGTATTGGGGCAATACTCCTCAGCCAGCTCTAGGCACCATTAACGTCATTTTGGCGTAG